A part of Prolixibacteraceae bacterium genomic DNA contains:
- a CDS encoding serine hydroxymethyltransferase encodes MVKDTQVFDLIEQEDKRQLEGIELIASENFVSDQVMEAAGSCLTNKYAEGYPGHRYYGGCQVVDQVEQLAIDRLCELYGATYANVQPHSGAQANMAVLLTCLKPGDKFMGLDLAHGGHLSHGSPVNSSGLLYKPVAYTVEESTGMIDYDKMEAIALTEKPKLIIGGASAYSREWDYARMREIADKVGALFMVDMAHTAGLIAAGILDNPVPHAHIVTSTTHKTLRGPRGGIIIMGEDFVNPWGVKTPKGVEKMMSAMLNTSVFPGIQGGPLEHVIAAKAVAFGEALKPEYKDYQAQVKKNASVMAEAFVNKGYKVISDGTDNHLMLIDLRTKFPDITGKKVENILVKADITINKNMVPFDSRSPFSTSGLRVGTPAITTRGLKEEHMAPIVDLIDEVISNIENEEVIASVKKRVNEMMSSLPKFAW; translated from the coding sequence ATGGTAAAAGATACGCAAGTTTTCGATCTTATCGAGCAAGAAGACAAGAGACAACTGGAAGGTATTGAGCTGATCGCTTCAGAAAACTTTGTTTCTGATCAAGTGATGGAAGCAGCAGGTTCTTGTTTGACAAATAAATATGCCGAAGGATATCCTGGACACCGTTATTATGGTGGATGTCAAGTAGTAGATCAAGTGGAGCAACTTGCTATTGATCGCCTTTGTGAACTTTATGGCGCAACATATGCTAATGTTCAGCCTCACTCAGGTGCACAAGCTAATATGGCGGTGCTTCTTACTTGCTTGAAACCCGGAGATAAATTTATGGGCCTTGACTTAGCGCATGGTGGACACCTTTCGCACGGTTCCCCTGTGAATAGCTCAGGATTGCTTTATAAGCCTGTGGCTTACACAGTAGAGGAGTCTACTGGAATGATCGATTACGATAAAATGGAAGCAATAGCACTTACTGAAAAGCCAAAGCTGATCATTGGTGGTGCATCTGCTTACTCTAGAGAGTGGGATTATGCTCGTATGAGAGAGATCGCGGATAAAGTTGGAGCTCTTTTTATGGTAGATATGGCACATACTGCCGGACTTATCGCTGCTGGTATCTTGGACAACCCTGTTCCTCATGCCCACATCGTAACGTCTACTACTCATAAAACATTACGTGGACCTAGAGGTGGTATCATCATTATGGGAGAAGATTTTGTAAACCCTTGGGGGGTGAAAACACCTAAAGGCGTGGAGAAAATGATGTCTGCAATGTTGAATACTTCTGTATTCCCTGGTATTCAAGGGGGTCCTCTTGAACATGTGATTGCGGCCAAAGCAGTTGCTTTCGGTGAAGCCCTAAAACCAGAATACAAAGACTACCAAGCTCAGGTGAAGAAGAATGCTTCGGTGATGGCTGAAGCTTTCGTAAACAAAGGATACAAAGTGATCTCTGATGGTACAGATAACCACCTAATGTTGATCGACCTTCGTACGAAATTCCCTGATATCACAGGTAAGAAAGTCGAGAATATATTGGTGAAAGCGGATATCACAATCAATAAGAATATGGTGCCTTTCGATTCTCGTTCTCCTTTCTCTACTTCAGGTCTTCGTGTAGGTACGCCTGCAATCACAACTCGTGGATTGAAAGAAGAGCATATGGCTCCTATTGTTGATCTTATTGACGAGGTGATCTCAAATATCGAAAATGAAGAGGTGATTGCCTCTGTGAAGAAAAGAGTAAACGAAATGATGTCTTCTCTACCTAAATTTGCTTGGTAA
- a CDS encoding alpha-L-fucosidase has translation MNTMRHVALLLILVFTGTVVNAQNPQNLPTHKVKGVGGNDWKGEINNRWLELKKEDIPEWFLDAKFGCYTHWGPYSEAAYAGPDYVKRIYEAQNTRKPDDRKSKEHHIEKYGSLKDYTYIDIINDFKAPKFDAGEWAQLMADAGCKFGGICLVHHDGFCMWDSKQTRWNAKNMGPKKDIYGEIATEVRKRGMKLAATFHHARTYDWILKSGKYTEEEKKWNPIFNPEYKDLFQSKLYVQPEEFGKEWAAKVREVEDKYDPDFIWFDGLNPRDGVLNEDSVLNILENQYSKKGHLVANKLPGGRKQWNFPKGVGIRCYEGNRDMEPNPSGYFLSDRAIGYPWCWVENKKYRFGADYHINILVDLVSRGGIYLISLTPKGDGSIAKAEQDIMKGMGAWLKVNGEAIYATRKWRTAGHGDTQLIKMKESRNLLFWDYHNYGKNEVRYTRKKDNSAVYAITTTWKDHGTLVLPELAKGEKFAKKGIARVELLGSKEKIEWTRSSKGLEIKFPNNKPCKAQYSFKIVPKGKLVNYDRS, from the coding sequence ATGAATACTATGAGACATGTTGCATTGTTATTGATTCTTGTATTTACAGGAACAGTAGTAAATGCTCAAAATCCTCAAAACTTACCTACACATAAGGTTAAGGGTGTTGGAGGAAATGATTGGAAAGGTGAAATAAATAACCGTTGGCTAGAACTTAAGAAAGAAGATATTCCAGAGTGGTTCTTAGATGCAAAATTTGGTTGTTATACACACTGGGGACCATATTCAGAGGCGGCATATGCTGGTCCTGATTATGTGAAGCGTATTTATGAAGCACAAAACACGCGCAAGCCAGATGATCGTAAATCGAAAGAGCACCATATAGAGAAGTATGGTAGCCTAAAAGATTACACATATATCGATATCATCAACGATTTCAAGGCACCTAAATTTGATGCTGGAGAGTGGGCACAATTGATGGCAGATGCAGGTTGTAAGTTTGGGGGTATTTGCCTTGTACACCATGATGGTTTCTGTATGTGGGATAGTAAACAGACCAGATGGAATGCTAAGAACATGGGGCCTAAAAAAGATATATATGGTGAAATAGCGACGGAAGTAAGAAAAAGAGGTATGAAACTCGCAGCTACATTTCACCATGCAAGGACATATGATTGGATTCTTAAGTCTGGTAAATATACAGAAGAGGAGAAGAAGTGGAATCCTATCTTCAATCCTGAATATAAAGATCTATTTCAGTCAAAACTTTATGTACAACCAGAGGAGTTTGGTAAAGAGTGGGCTGCAAAAGTAAGAGAAGTAGAGGACAAGTATGATCCTGATTTCATCTGGTTTGATGGATTAAACCCAAGAGATGGTGTATTGAATGAAGATTCTGTATTGAATATCCTAGAGAATCAATACAGCAAAAAAGGGCATTTGGTTGCCAACAAACTACCAGGAGGTCGCAAGCAGTGGAATTTCCCTAAAGGAGTAGGTATTCGTTGTTACGAAGGTAACAGAGACATGGAACCAAATCCATCGGGTTATTTTCTTTCGGACAGAGCAATTGGTTATCCATGGTGTTGGGTAGAGAATAAGAAATATCGCTTTGGTGCAGACTACCACATAAATATCCTTGTGGATTTGGTAAGTAGAGGTGGTATTTACTTGATATCTCTTACACCTAAAGGAGATGGTTCGATTGCCAAAGCAGAACAAGATATCATGAAAGGAATGGGTGCATGGTTGAAAGTTAATGGTGAAGCCATTTATGCTACCCGTAAATGGAGAACTGCGGGTCATGGTGACACACAGTTGATCAAGATGAAAGAGAGCAGAAACTTACTATTCTGGGATTATCACAATTATGGTAAAAACGAAGTTCGCTACACACGTAAAAAAGATAACAGCGCAGTATATGCAATTACCACTACATGGAAAGACCATGGCACGTTGGTTCTTCCAGAGCTAGCAAAGGGAGAGAAATTTGCAAAGAAAGGTATTGCAAGAGTAGAGCTATTAGGCTCAAAAGAGAAGATAGAGTGGACAAGAAGCTCAAAAGGTTTAGAGATTAAGTTCCCTAATAACAAGCCTTGTAAAGCACAATATTCATTCAAGATTGTACCAAAAGGGAAATTAGTTAATTACGATAGAAGTTAG